Proteins from one Streptomyces sp. NBC_00289 genomic window:
- a CDS encoding SDR family oxidoreductase, whose amino-acid sequence MSALLAGRTVVVSGVGAGLGHQVAAAVVRDGGNAVLGARTEANLAKSAAEIDPDGAHTAYRATDITDEGQCEALAALARERFGRIDAVVHVAAWDSHFGGVEDADFATWLSVIDVNLLGTLRMTRACLPALKSCEGSVVFIGTQSAVAAPSQVRQAAYAASKGALTSAMYSLARELGPHRIRVNTVLPGWMWGPPVQAYVQFTAHTEGVPEAEVLERLTGRMALPELATDGDVADAAVFLASDRARAITGQSLLVNAGELMR is encoded by the coding sequence ATGTCAGCACTACTCGCGGGCAGGACCGTCGTCGTCTCCGGAGTCGGCGCCGGACTCGGCCATCAGGTCGCGGCGGCCGTCGTACGCGACGGCGGGAACGCCGTGCTGGGGGCGCGGACCGAGGCGAACCTCGCGAAGAGCGCGGCCGAGATCGATCCGGACGGGGCCCACACCGCGTACCGGGCGACCGACATCACCGACGAGGGGCAGTGCGAGGCGCTGGCGGCGCTGGCGCGGGAGCGGTTCGGGCGGATCGACGCCGTGGTGCATGTGGCGGCCTGGGACTCCCACTTCGGCGGCGTCGAGGACGCGGACTTCGCGACCTGGCTGTCGGTGATCGACGTGAACCTGCTGGGCACGCTGCGGATGACGCGGGCGTGTCTGCCGGCGCTGAAGAGCTGCGAGGGCTCGGTCGTGTTCATCGGGACGCAGTCGGCGGTGGCCGCCCCGTCGCAGGTGCGGCAGGCGGCGTACGCGGCCTCCAAGGGGGCGCTGACCAGTGCCATGTACTCGCTGGCGCGGGAGCTCGGGCCGCACCGTATCCGGGTCAACACCGTGCTGCCCGGCTGGATGTGGGGTCCGCCGGTGCAGGCGTACGTGCAGTTCACGGCCCACACCGAGGGCGTGCCGGAGGCCGAGGTGCTGGAACGGCTGACCGGGCGGATGGCGCTGCCCGAGCTGGCGACGGACGGGGACGTGGCGGACGCGGCGGTGTTCCTGGCCTCGGACCGGGCGCGGGCCATCACGGGACAGTCGTTGCTGGTCAACGCTGGGGAGCTGATGCGCTGA
- a CDS encoding MFS transporter, with the protein MATAEPTRADDADPGSGAGSRIRVPAPEPKGREHGRTDNARKGGTRTDTARPDNGRADSARSDSRRPDSARTDNRRPDDPRADGTPADSAPADNEPADGARTEDAGPDEARPAEAGAVGAHADENRPGSARADEARAPGDGGPRSVRSAAWEFVLAVRERLLLHPVLSITALSGVLHIVWFFTFANSGGDLAAQDAWAEFVGRHPDSAYNLAWYGGMHPVSYSVVSPYLMSVLGVRTTMMIAGTISAGLLTMILLRSRSVRNPLWASLAGVLAFLCNAASGRVTFGLGTVFALGAVAVVFCWPHRWRYKRWAKALCAAPLAALATMSSPVAGLFVGLVAVALFLQKRRPGAWALGLAPAAVVAVSAWAFPFSGTQPMTIYSVILPLSYALLVLFLVPKEWRTVRLTAGVYAFSIVMVWLVSSQIGSNISRLGMLFAGVALVAALPFTVPRSRKWYTVVLAFVGFVGWIGFKSVDDIIHTTPTASWARELAPLVNELQKVGAEKGRVEVVPARSHREASALAPYVNLARGWNRQADMERNPLFYDDTLNSANYHEWLQRWAVHFVVVPKDEPDGNGGGERERALVQRGMSYLNQVWGDANWQLFQVTDPAPLAEPNAVVERAEQGEMTMEVQKAGRVLIRIPYSPWLSIVDAEGKKLAPPQETEASKDRAEGTPKTYDNANGCLLETEEDAEGDQWTMLIAPKAGIYRLAAPYTLPRGTPCPDELK; encoded by the coding sequence GTGGCCACTGCGGAGCCGACACGCGCCGACGACGCCGATCCAGGATCGGGGGCCGGCTCACGAATACGCGTGCCCGCGCCCGAACCGAAGGGCCGCGAGCACGGCCGTACGGACAACGCCCGTAAGGGCGGCACCCGGACGGACACGGCTCGTCCGGACAACGGTCGCGCCGACAGCGCTCGTAGTGACAGTCGTCGCCCGGACAGCGCTCGTACCGACAACCGTCGCCCGGACGACCCGCGCGCGGACGGCACACCCGCCGACAGCGCGCCCGCTGACAACGAGCCCGCCGACGGCGCGCGCACCGAGGACGCCGGCCCGGACGAAGCTCGCCCGGCCGAGGCCGGTGCGGTCGGGGCTCACGCGGACGAGAACCGTCCGGGGAGCGCTCGCGCCGACGAGGCGCGTGCCCCGGGCGACGGTGGACCCCGCTCGGTGCGGTCCGCGGCGTGGGAGTTCGTGCTCGCGGTGCGCGAGCGGCTGCTGCTGCACCCCGTCCTGTCCATCACCGCGCTGTCCGGTGTGCTGCACATCGTTTGGTTCTTCACTTTCGCCAACAGTGGCGGCGACCTCGCGGCGCAGGACGCGTGGGCCGAGTTCGTCGGCCGGCATCCGGACTCGGCGTACAACCTCGCCTGGTACGGCGGTATGCACCCGGTGTCGTACAGCGTGGTCTCGCCGTACCTGATGTCGGTGCTCGGTGTCCGGACCACGATGATGATCGCGGGGACGATCTCGGCCGGGCTGCTGACGATGATCCTGTTGCGCAGCCGCTCGGTGCGGAACCCGCTGTGGGCCTCCCTCGCGGGGGTTCTCGCGTTCCTGTGCAACGCGGCCTCGGGGCGCGTGACCTTCGGTCTGGGCACGGTCTTCGCGCTGGGCGCCGTCGCCGTCGTGTTCTGCTGGCCGCACCGCTGGCGCTACAAACGCTGGGCGAAGGCGCTGTGCGCCGCTCCGCTGGCCGCGCTCGCGACGATGTCGTCGCCGGTCGCGGGCCTGTTCGTGGGCCTGGTGGCGGTGGCGCTGTTCCTGCAGAAGCGGCGGCCGGGCGCCTGGGCGCTGGGCCTCGCCCCGGCGGCCGTGGTGGCGGTGTCGGCCTGGGCGTTCCCCTTCTCCGGGACCCAGCCGATGACGATCTACTCGGTGATCCTGCCGCTGTCGTACGCGCTCCTGGTCCTGTTCCTGGTCCCCAAGGAGTGGCGGACGGTCCGGCTCACGGCCGGGGTGTACGCCTTCTCGATCGTCATGGTCTGGCTGGTCAGCTCGCAGATCGGGTCCAACATCTCGCGGCTGGGGATGCTGTTCGCGGGGGTGGCCCTGGTGGCGGCGCTGCCCTTCACGGTGCCGCGGTCGCGCAAGTGGTACACGGTCGTGCTGGCCTTCGTCGGCTTCGTCGGCTGGATCGGCTTCAAGTCGGTCGACGACATCATCCACACGACGCCGACGGCGTCCTGGGCGCGTGAGCTGGCACCGCTCGTCAACGAACTGCAGAAGGTCGGCGCCGAGAAGGGCCGGGTGGAGGTCGTCCCCGCCCGCTCCCACCGCGAGGCCTCTGCCCTCGCCCCCTACGTGAACCTGGCTCGCGGCTGGAACCGGCAGGCCGACATGGAGCGCAACCCGCTCTTCTACGACGACACGCTCAACTCGGCGAACTACCACGAGTGGCTGCAGCGCTGGGCGGTGCACTTCGTGGTGGTGCCGAAGGACGAGCCCGACGGGAACGGCGGCGGCGAGCGCGAGCGGGCGCTGGTGCAGCGGGGCATGTCGTATCTGAACCAGGTCTGGGGCGACGCGAACTGGCAGTTGTTCCAGGTGACCGATCCGGCGCCGCTGGCCGAACCCAACGCCGTCGTCGAGCGCGCCGAGCAGGGCGAGATGACGATGGAGGTGCAGAAGGCGGGCCGCGTCCTGATCCGTATCCCGTACTCGCCGTGGCTGAGCATCGTCGACGCCGAAGGCAAGAAGCTCGCGCCGCCGCAGGAGACGGAGGCGTCCAAGGACCGGGCCGAGGGCACGCCGAAGACGTACGACAACGCCAACGGCTGCCTGCTGGAGACGGAGGAGGACGCGGAGGGCGACCAGTGGACCATGCTGATCGCGCCGAAGGCGGGGATCTACCGGCTGGCGGCCCCGTACACGCTGCCCCGGGGCACGCCCTGCCCGGACGAGCTGAAGTGA
- a CDS encoding ADP-ribosylglycohydrolase family protein: MGATAGPVWGRAEQQDFRSRVRGTLLGAAVGDALGAPVDGLDLDAIREAHGAEGVVDLAPAYGRRGAVTHLTQLTLFTVDGLIRAQVRRDTGAWHPPTDLHRAYLRWAATQRDWGPDERRKEDGWLAREEWLYARRDPSRALLLGLGDETMGTLDAPKNPGAAGPEAVARSAPFGLLVGWEPQLVVQLAVECAAQTHGHPTAYLSAGAYAVIVHALACGEDLDGAVQRALALLAGRAGNPPVSDALQHALGAVRQGMPSPARVEELIAGGTAEGLLAAAVYCALVGEDVRHGLRLAVNHEGPSAAAGALTGGLLGALYGETALPPAWLAELEGRPTLLELADDFAMEMTQGPALHGPAGSSPGWLARYPRA; this comes from the coding sequence GTGGGTGCGACAGCCGGGCCCGTCTGGGGGCGTGCCGAGCAGCAGGACTTCCGCAGCCGGGTGCGCGGGACCCTGCTCGGGGCGGCCGTCGGGGACGCGCTGGGCGCGCCGGTCGACGGGCTGGACCTCGACGCCATCCGGGAGGCGCACGGCGCCGAGGGCGTGGTGGACCTGGCCCCCGCCTACGGGCGGCGCGGCGCCGTCACGCATCTCACCCAGCTCACCCTCTTCACCGTCGACGGGCTCATCCGCGCCCAGGTCCGCCGGGACACCGGCGCCTGGCATCCGCCGACCGATCTGCACCGGGCGTATCTGCGCTGGGCCGCCACGCAGCGCGACTGGGGCCCCGACGAGCGCCGCAAGGAAGACGGGTGGCTGGCACGCGAGGAGTGGCTGTACGCGCGCCGGGACCCGTCGCGGGCCCTGCTGCTCGGGCTCGGGGACGAGACCATGGGGACCCTCGACGCGCCCAAGAACCCCGGTGCGGCCGGACCCGAGGCGGTCGCCCGGTCCGCGCCCTTCGGGCTGCTCGTCGGATGGGAACCGCAGCTCGTCGTGCAGCTCGCCGTGGAGTGCGCCGCGCAGACCCACGGGCATCCCACCGCCTACCTGTCGGCGGGCGCGTACGCCGTGATCGTGCACGCGCTGGCCTGCGGCGAGGACCTCGACGGGGCCGTGCAGCGGGCGCTCGCCCTGCTCGCCGGACGGGCCGGAAACCCGCCGGTCTCGGACGCCCTGCAGCACGCGCTGGGCGCGGTACGGCAGGGGATGCCCTCTCCGGCCCGGGTCGAGGAGCTCATCGCGGGCGGTACGGCGGAGGGGCTGCTGGCCGCCGCCGTGTACTGCGCGCTCGTCGGCGAGGACGTACGGCACGGGCTGCGCCTGGCCGTGAACCACGAGGGGCCGTCCGCCGCCGCGGGTGCCCTGACCGGCGGCCTCCTCGGTGCCCTGTACGGCGAGACGGCCCTCCCGCCGGCCTGGCTGGCCGAGCTGGAGGGCCGTCCCACGCTGCTGGAACTGGCGGACGACTTCGCGATGGAGATGACCCAGGGTCCCGCGTTGCACGGTCCGGCGGGGTCGTCCCCCGGGTGGCTGGCGCGCTACCCGAGGGCCTGA
- a CDS encoding D-alanyl-D-alanine carboxypeptidase, with product MEEASVAGESPDRSKQRESSAEPTPGSAGPVPEARSEGGSAGEKRDPRLAVSRSRGGVDTATRVLSVRELAEATGNADDAEAPEDAQRADGVEDAVDAARDGARESGAETEAEAANSGSDADARSEEEREAASETPESTGASEDVGAVTGDARLREAVAAWVRSADDKPAIAAEDTEDADTSGTDDEADGKADSGGAGTVDDEDADAAEADAEAVEEAEGAVEAPQADAAPKTTDSGADAGTDAQGAVDAPSEADADDQADTDESEPADAVGPRDEPADEPRDTPDEDAAKADATEKADAEPADAVGPRDEPADEPRDTPGEDAAKADATEEADAEPDERPVDQPTAVFKALPPSAPAVDQPTTMLKLSDAARAPRDAKPADADAKQDAKPKQDAKPRQDPGPKDDARPKEDAKPKAGPEAGPEAGPEAGSEAGSEPDAKSKAGPKREAEAERTSKFVALKPLDEPRPAAQPKPASAPHRTPAGTPSGTPDARPTGKPGTAPDATAVTPRLGPERTTQQPLPPRPPLDLLAELTNTPPPPETPVRTIVRRVKIWTPLVLLLVVVFAIAQAVRPLPAPTLALTAEDSYAFDGSKVDLPWPSQGQGWMDVEGIGTMGDFGKQTPVAIGSVAKAMTAYIVLKDHPLKTGAEGPAIEVDATAEKEGGYDKDGESTLNSVKQGDKLSEKQALAAIMIPSANNIARLLARWDSGTEAAFIKKMNATAKELGMTNTTYTDASGLKETTVSTAEDQVKLGNELVKIPALTAITSMGQWVDPSDRKHYNYNYLVPYNGAIGLKTGTTTAAGGNLLFAATKEVGGETVTVVGAILGQHKAPIIQTVNDVSKTAMLAAREALKSAKILKKGDVVGYVDDGLGGRTPVVLTKDVAAVGWAGLKVKLSFTSGDVPHTAKAGTRVGTLTVGDGASGAVKVPVTLGKELVEPGFTDKLKRVG from the coding sequence ATGGAGGAGGCATCGGTGGCGGGCGAGTCCCCCGACAGGTCGAAGCAGCGCGAGTCGTCGGCGGAACCGACGCCGGGGAGCGCGGGCCCGGTTCCCGAAGCCAGGAGCGAGGGCGGCTCGGCAGGCGAGAAGCGCGACCCTCGCCTGGCGGTGTCCCGCTCCCGCGGAGGCGTCGATACGGCGACGAGGGTGCTGTCCGTGCGGGAGCTCGCGGAGGCGACCGGGAACGCCGACGACGCCGAGGCCCCCGAGGACGCCCAGCGGGCTGACGGCGTCGAGGACGCGGTGGACGCGGCCCGGGACGGTGCCCGGGAGTCCGGGGCGGAGACCGAGGCCGAGGCCGCGAACTCCGGCTCCGACGCCGACGCCCGCTCCGAGGAGGAGCGCGAGGCGGCTTCCGAAACCCCGGAGAGCACCGGGGCTTCCGAGGACGTGGGTGCCGTGACGGGTGACGCGCGGTTGCGAGAGGCCGTGGCCGCCTGGGTGCGGTCGGCGGACGACAAGCCGGCGATCGCGGCCGAGGACACCGAGGACGCCGACACCTCGGGGACCGACGACGAGGCGGACGGCAAGGCCGACAGTGGCGGTGCCGGCACCGTCGACGATGAAGACGCGGACGCCGCCGAGGCGGACGCCGAGGCCGTCGAGGAGGCTGAGGGCGCCGTGGAGGCCCCGCAGGCCGACGCCGCGCCCAAGACGACCGACAGCGGGGCGGACGCCGGGACAGACGCCCAGGGAGCCGTTGACGCGCCTTCCGAGGCGGACGCGGACGACCAGGCCGACACGGACGAGTCCGAGCCCGCCGACGCTGTCGGGCCCCGCGACGAGCCCGCCGACGAGCCCCGCGACACGCCCGACGAGGACGCCGCGAAGGCCGACGCCACCGAGAAGGCCGACGCCGAGCCCGCCGACGCTGTCGGGCCCCGCGACGAACCCGCCGACGAGCCCCGCGACACGCCCGGTGAGGACGCCGCGAAGGCCGACGCCACTGAAGAGGCCGACGCCGAGCCCGACGAGCGGCCCGTCGACCAGCCCACCGCCGTCTTCAAGGCCCTGCCGCCGTCCGCGCCCGCCGTGGACCAGCCCACGACCATGCTGAAGCTCAGCGACGCGGCCCGGGCCCCGAGGGACGCGAAGCCCGCCGACGCCGATGCGAAGCAGGACGCGAAGCCGAAGCAGGACGCGAAGCCGAGGCAGGACCCCGGGCCCAAGGACGACGCCAGGCCGAAGGAGGACGCCAAGCCAAAGGCAGGTCCCGAAGCCGGTCCCGAAGCCGGTCCCGAAGCCGGTTCCGAAGCCGGTTCCGAGCCCGACGCCAAGTCCAAGGCCGGTCCCAAGCGTGAGGCCGAGGCCGAGCGCACCAGCAAGTTCGTCGCGCTCAAGCCGCTGGACGAGCCGCGCCCGGCCGCGCAGCCCAAGCCCGCCTCCGCCCCGCACCGCACGCCCGCCGGCACGCCGTCCGGCACGCCCGACGCCAGGCCCACCGGCAAGCCGGGCACGGCGCCGGACGCCACGGCGGTCACCCCGCGGCTCGGCCCCGAGCGGACCACGCAGCAGCCGTTGCCGCCGAGGCCGCCGCTGGACCTGCTGGCGGAGCTGACGAACACGCCGCCGCCGCCGGAGACCCCGGTCCGCACGATCGTCCGACGGGTCAAGATCTGGACCCCGCTGGTGCTGCTGCTGGTGGTCGTGTTCGCGATCGCACAGGCCGTGCGCCCGCTGCCGGCGCCGACGCTCGCGCTGACCGCCGAGGACTCGTACGCCTTCGACGGCAGCAAGGTGGACCTGCCGTGGCCGAGCCAGGGCCAGGGCTGGATGGACGTCGAGGGCATCGGCACGATGGGGGACTTCGGCAAGCAGACGCCGGTCGCCATCGGCTCGGTCGCCAAGGCCATGACGGCGTACATCGTCCTCAAGGACCACCCGTTGAAGACGGGCGCCGAGGGGCCCGCCATCGAGGTCGACGCGACCGCCGAGAAGGAGGGCGGCTACGACAAGGACGGCGAGTCCACCCTCAACAGCGTCAAGCAGGGCGACAAGCTGTCCGAGAAGCAGGCGCTGGCGGCCATCATGATCCCGTCCGCCAACAACATCGCCCGCCTGCTGGCCCGTTGGGACTCGGGGACCGAGGCGGCGTTCATCAAGAAGATGAACGCCACCGCCAAGGAACTCGGCATGACGAACACGACGTACACGGACGCCTCCGGCCTCAAGGAGACCACCGTCTCCACCGCCGAGGACCAGGTGAAGCTGGGCAACGAGCTGGTGAAGATCCCGGCACTGACGGCGATCACGTCCATGGGGCAGTGGGTCGACCCCTCGGATCGGAAGCACTACAACTACAACTACCTGGTCCCCTACAACGGGGCGATCGGCCTCAAGACGGGCACCACCACCGCGGCCGGCGGCAACCTGCTGTTCGCCGCCACCAAGGAGGTCGGCGGTGAGACGGTGACCGTGGTGGGCGCGATCCTCGGCCAGCACAAGGCGCCGATCATCCAGACCGTGAACGACGTCAGCAAGACCGCGATGCTCGCCGCGCGGGAAGCCCTGAAGTCGGCGAAGATCCTGAAGAAGGGCGACGTCGTCGGGTACGTGGACGACGGGCTCGGCGGCCGGACCCCGGTGGTCCTCACGAAGGACGTCGCGGCGGTCGGCTGGGCCGGCCTGAAGGTGAAGCTGTCCTTCACGTCCGGCGACGTGCCGCACACCGCGAAGGCCGGAACCAGGGTCGGCACGCTGACCGTCGGTGACGGTGCGAGCGGCGCGGTCAAGGTGCCGGTCACTCTGGGGAAGGAACTCGTCGAACCGGGCTTCACGGACAAGCTGAAGCGCGTCGGCTGA
- a CDS encoding bifunctional FO biosynthesis protein CofGH: MTTSATTGTGPTENSMRRALKRARDGVALDVAEAAVLLQARGEALDDLAASAARVRDAGLEAAGRPGVITYSKSVFIPLTRLCRDKCHYCTFVTVPGKLRRAGHGMFMSPDEVLDVARRGAALGCKEALITLGDKPEDRWPEAREWLDAHGYDDTIAYVRAISIRILEETGLLPHLNPGVLSWTDFQRLKPVAPSMGMMLETTATRLWSEPGGPHHGSPDKEPAVRLRVLEDAGRSSVPFTSGVLIGIGETFEERAESLFALRKVSRAYHGIQELIIQNFRAKPDTAMRGMPDAELDELVATVAVARHIMGPSGCIQAPPNLVDAEYERLIGAGIDDWGGVSPLTIDHVNPERPWPQIEELAAKSAAAGFELRERLCVYPEFVTRGEPWLDPRLLPHVRALADPETGLARPDAVVEGHPWQEPEEAFTSSGRTDLHASIDTEGRTSDRRDDFDEVYGDWAALREAAVPGMVPERIDTDVRDALRTAADDPTRLTDAEALALLHADGPALDALTRIADDVRKSVVGDDVTYIVTRNINFTNVCYTGCRFCAFAQRRTDADAYTLSLDQVADRAEQAWEVGAVEVCMQGGIHPDLPGTAYFDIAKAVKERVPGMHVHAFSPMEVVNGATRTGLSIREWLTAAKEAGLDSIPGTAAEILDDEVRWILTKGKLPTATWIEVVTTAHELGIRSSSTMMYGHVDQPRHWLGHLRTLAGIQQRTGGFTEFVTLPFIHTNAPVYLAGIARPGPTMRDNRAVTAMARLLLHPYIPNIQTSWVKLGTEGAAEMLRSGANDLGGTLMEETISRMAGSSYGSYKSVKDLIAVAEAAGRPSKPRTTLYGPVPEERQRAATVSDGHLPELLPVLD, translated from the coding sequence CTCGCCGCGTCGGCCGCCCGGGTGCGGGACGCGGGCCTGGAGGCGGCCGGCCGGCCCGGGGTCATCACGTACTCGAAGAGCGTCTTCATCCCCCTCACCCGGCTGTGCCGGGACAAGTGCCACTACTGCACCTTCGTGACCGTGCCGGGCAAGCTGCGCCGGGCCGGCCACGGGATGTTCATGTCGCCGGACGAGGTGCTCGACGTGGCCCGTCGCGGCGCCGCCCTCGGCTGCAAGGAAGCCCTGATCACCCTCGGCGACAAGCCCGAGGACCGCTGGCCCGAGGCACGCGAGTGGCTCGACGCGCACGGCTACGACGACACGATCGCCTACGTCCGCGCCATCTCCATCCGCATCCTGGAGGAGACCGGGCTGCTGCCCCACCTCAACCCCGGCGTGCTGAGCTGGACCGACTTCCAGCGGCTCAAGCCCGTCGCCCCGTCCATGGGCATGATGCTGGAGACGACCGCGACCCGGCTGTGGTCCGAGCCCGGCGGCCCGCACCACGGCTCCCCGGACAAGGAACCGGCCGTACGGCTGCGCGTCCTGGAGGACGCCGGCCGCTCCTCCGTGCCCTTCACCTCCGGCGTCCTGATCGGGATCGGTGAGACGTTCGAGGAACGCGCCGAGTCCCTGTTCGCGCTGCGGAAGGTCTCCCGGGCCTACCACGGCATCCAGGAACTGATCATCCAGAACTTCCGCGCCAAGCCGGACACGGCCATGCGCGGCATGCCGGACGCCGAACTCGACGAGCTCGTCGCGACGGTCGCGGTGGCCCGGCACATCATGGGCCCGAGCGGCTGCATCCAGGCACCGCCGAACCTGGTCGACGCCGAGTACGAGCGGCTCATCGGCGCCGGCATCGACGACTGGGGCGGGGTCTCCCCGCTGACCATCGACCACGTCAACCCCGAGCGCCCCTGGCCGCAGATCGAGGAGCTCGCCGCGAAGTCCGCGGCGGCCGGGTTCGAGCTGCGCGAACGGCTCTGCGTGTACCCCGAGTTCGTCACCCGGGGCGAGCCCTGGCTGGACCCGCGGCTGCTGCCGCATGTCCGGGCGCTCGCCGACCCGGAGACGGGGCTCGCCCGGCCGGACGCGGTGGTCGAGGGCCACCCGTGGCAGGAGCCGGAGGAGGCGTTCACCTCCTCCGGCCGTACGGATCTGCACGCGTCGATCGACACCGAAGGCCGTACGTCCGACCGCCGCGACGACTTCGACGAGGTGTACGGCGACTGGGCCGCCCTGCGCGAGGCGGCCGTGCCCGGCATGGTTCCGGAGCGCATCGACACCGACGTACGGGACGCGCTGCGCACCGCGGCAGACGACCCGACGCGGCTGACGGACGCCGAGGCGCTCGCCCTGCTGCACGCGGACGGCCCGGCGCTGGACGCCCTCACGCGGATCGCCGACGACGTGCGGAAGTCGGTGGTGGGCGACGACGTCACCTACATCGTCACGCGGAACATCAACTTCACGAACGTCTGCTACACCGGCTGCCGCTTCTGCGCCTTCGCGCAGCGCCGCACCGACGCCGACGCGTACACGCTCTCCCTGGACCAGGTCGCGGACCGGGCGGAGCAGGCCTGGGAGGTCGGCGCGGTCGAGGTGTGCATGCAGGGCGGCATCCACCCGGACCTGCCGGGCACGGCGTACTTCGACATCGCGAAGGCCGTGAAGGAGCGGGTGCCGGGCATGCACGTGCACGCCTTCTCGCCGATGGAGGTCGTCAACGGCGCGACCCGCACCGGCCTGTCCATCCGCGAGTGGCTGACGGCGGCGAAGGAGGCCGGTCTCGACTCCATCCCCGGCACGGCGGCGGAGATCCTCGACGACGAGGTCCGCTGGATCCTGACCAAGGGCAAGCTGCCGACGGCGACCTGGATCGAGGTCGTCACGACCGCGCACGAGCTGGGCATCCGCTCGTCGTCCACGATGATGTACGGGCATGTGGACCAGCCCCGCCACTGGCTCGGCCACCTGCGCACGCTGGCCGGCATCCAGCAGCGGACCGGCGGCTTCACGGAGTTCGTCACGCTGCCCTTCATCCACACGAACGCGCCGGTCTACCTGGCGGGCATCGCGCGCCCGGGCCCGACGATGCGGGACAACCGGGCGGTCACGGCGATGGCCCGGCTGCTGCTCCACCCGTACATCCCCAACATCCAGACCAGCTGGGTGAAACTCGGCACGGAGGGCGCGGCGGAGATGCTCCGCTCGGGAGCCAACGACCTGGGCGGCACACTGATGGAGGAGACGATCTCGCGGATGGCGGGCTCGTCCTACGGCTCGTACAAGTCGGTGAAGGACCTGATCGCGGTGGCGGAGGCGGCCGGACGCCCGTCGAAGCCGCGCACGACCCTCTACGGACCGGTGCCGGAGGAACGGCAGCGGGCGGCGACGGTGTCGGACGGTCATCTGCCCGAGCTGTTGCCGGTGCTGGACTGA
- a CDS encoding sodium:solute symporter family protein, with protein sequence MNSLDWAVLIGYFGVMVAIGVWSHKRVDNVSDFFTAGGKMPWWLSGISHHMSGYSAVMFTGYAGIAYTYGVTSFITWSFPIALGIAIGSKLFAPRINRLRSRLHVASPLEYLKNRYDLKTQQALAVSGMLLKIVDVGAKWAAIATLLSVFTGISLNQGILITGAITAIYCTIGGLWADALTELGQFVIQLLAGVAMFVAVVLKLNDKGIGFFGAWDEPALQGHGKPLVGPYTTVFLLAFLFIKLFEYNGGMLNQAQRYMATGSAKEAERSARLSAALWLVWPVVLFFPMWMSPLLVHAQKPDGSDSYGLMTEQLLPHGLLGLVIVGFFSHTMAMCSSDANAIAAVFTRDVAPVVSSRARGWGERSGLIAARVTTVVFLALSMAVATQVNSPAFKDIITVVIKWVAGLMGPIAIPMMLGLLRPFRRSGPTAALTSWALGLLAFWLVNYPISWNVDGGVPLQYQVSVPLAVSLVLYILVGFLKPEDTPERLAVIERVNTDGDGTAAAAIPTPAGEPEDAAVRTPVKD encoded by the coding sequence ATGAACAGTCTCGACTGGGCCGTGCTCATCGGTTACTTCGGTGTGATGGTGGCGATCGGCGTGTGGTCGCACAAGCGCGTCGACAACGTCAGCGACTTCTTCACGGCCGGCGGCAAGATGCCGTGGTGGCTGTCCGGCATCTCGCACCACATGTCGGGCTACAGCGCGGTGATGTTCACCGGGTACGCGGGCATCGCCTACACCTACGGCGTCACCTCCTTCATCACCTGGTCCTTCCCCATCGCGCTGGGCATCGCCATCGGCTCCAAGCTGTTCGCCCCGCGCATCAACCGCCTCCGGTCGCGGTTGCACGTGGCGTCGCCCCTGGAGTACCTGAAGAACCGCTACGACCTCAAGACCCAGCAGGCCCTTGCCGTGTCCGGCATGCTGCTGAAGATCGTGGACGTGGGCGCGAAGTGGGCCGCGATCGCCACGCTGCTGTCCGTCTTCACGGGCATCTCCCTCAACCAGGGCATCCTCATCACCGGTGCGATCACCGCCATCTACTGCACGATCGGCGGTCTGTGGGCGGACGCGCTGACCGAACTCGGCCAGTTCGTCATCCAGTTGCTGGCCGGCGTCGCGATGTTCGTCGCGGTGGTGCTGAAGCTGAACGACAAGGGCATCGGGTTCTTCGGGGCGTGGGACGAGCCCGCCCTGCAGGGCCACGGCAAGCCGCTGGTCGGCCCGTACACCACGGTCTTTCTGCTGGCCTTCCTCTTCATCAAGCTCTTCGAGTACAACGGCGGCATGCTCAACCAGGCCCAGCGCTACATGGCGACGGGCAGCGCGAAGGAGGCCGAGCGGTCGGCGCGGCTGTCGGCGGCGCTGTGGCTGGTCTGGCCGGTGGTCCTGTTCTTCCCGATGTGGATGTCCCCGCTGCTGGTCCACGCACAGAAGCCGGACGGCTCGGACTCCTACGGCCTGATGACCGAACAGCTGCTGCCACACGGCCTGTTGGGCCTGGTCATCGTCGGCTTCTTCTCCCACACGATGGCCATGTGCTCCTCCGACGCCAACGCGATCGCCGCCGTCTTCACCCGTGACGTGGCGCCGGTGGTGTCGTCCCGGGCCCGGGGCTGGGGCGAACGGTCCGGCCTGATCGCGGCCCGCGTGACCACGGTGGTCTTCCTCGCCCTGTCCATGGCGGTGGCCACGCAGGTCAACTCCCCCGCCTTCAAGGACATCATCACCGTCGTCATCAAGTGGGTCGCCGGTCTGATGGGCCCGATCGCGATCCCGATGATGTTGGGCCTGCTCCGCCCGTTCCGCCGCTCCGGACCGACGGCCGCGCTCACCAGCTGGGCGCTGGGACTGCTGGCCTTCTGGCTGGTCAACTACCCGATCAGCTGGAACGTCGACGGCGGAGTCCCGCTCCAGTACCAGGTGTCCGTACCCCTGGCCGTGTCCCTGGTCCTGTACATCCTCGTCGGCTTCCTGAAGCCGGAGGACACCCCGGAGCGGCTGGCGGTCATCGAACGCGTCAACACCGACGGGGACGGTACGGCAGCCGCCGCGATCCCGACTCCGGCGGGCGAGCCGGAGGACGCGGCGGTCAGGACACCGGTGAAGGACTGA